A window from Dromaius novaehollandiae isolate bDroNov1 chromosome 1, bDroNov1.hap1, whole genome shotgun sequence encodes these proteins:
- the LANCL3 gene encoding lanC-like protein 3, whose protein sequence is MASQRCFANRFDDYQGSLAAEPGKEAAVPLVTATIERILRELPPLGGGAAGGARGCQGGLYGGVAGVAYMLYHVSQCPLFAPSREAYLRAARRVVDACVRYQEGGGEADADTRAAFLLGGAGVYAVAALVYRALGLPDFARPLGKFRELCEVCAPLSFLECGSDELFVGRAGYLCAALVLKQRLGMEVLTPAQIKSICLAILESGKQYAVKKRKPFPLMYSYYGTEYLGAAHGLSSILQMLLSYYEYLQPADQELVWQSVDFLMDQEQNSNWPPELGETIERENELVHWCHGAPGIAYLFAKAYLVSKKPQYLDTCIRCGELTWQKGLLKKGPGICHGVAGSAYVFLLLYRLTGNSKYIYRAQRFAEFLFTEEFKAGSRALESVYSLYEGFSGTVCFLTDLLQPNQAEFPLFSVFV, encoded by the exons ATGGCGAGCCAGCGCTGCTTCGCCAACCGCTTCGATGACTACCAGGGCAGCCTGGCGGCGGAGCCGGGCAAGGAGGCGGCAGTGCCGCTGGTGACGGCCACCATCGAGCGGATCCTGCGGGAGCTGCcgccgctcggcggcggcgcggcgggcggcgcccgcggcTGCCAGGGCGGGCTGTACGGCGGCGTGGCCGGCGTGGCCTACATGCTGTACCACGTCTCGCAGTGCCCGCTCTTCGCGCCGTCGCGGGAGGCCTACCTGCGGGCGGCCCGCCGCGTCGTGGACGCCTGCGTGCGCTACCAGGAAGGCGGCGGCGAGGCGGACGCCGACACCCGCGCCGCCTTCCTGCTGGGCGGCGCCGGGGTGTACGCGGTGGCGGCGCTGGTCTACCGCGCCCTGGGGCTGCCCGACTTCGCGCGGCCGCTGGGCAAGTTCCGGGAGCTGTGCGAGGTCTGCGCGCCCCTCTCCTTCCTCGAGTGCGGCTCCGACGAGCTCTTCGTGGGCCGCGCCGGCTACCTGTGCGCCGCGCTGGTGCTCAAGCAACGCCTGGGCATGGAG GTGTTGACTCCGGCACAAATAAAGTCCATTTGCCTGGCCATATTAGAATCAGGAAAGCAATATGCAGTGAAGAAGAGGAAACCATTCCCGCTTATGTACTCCTACTATGGAACGGAGTATCTGG GTGCAGCACATGGGCTATCATCAATCCTTCAGATGTTACTCTCCTATTATGAGTACCTCCAGCCAGCAGATCAGGAGCTTGTGTGGCAGAGCGTTGACTTTCTTATGGACCAAGAACAGAACAGCAACTGGCCTCCTGAGCTGGGAGAGACAATTGAGCGGGAGAATGAGCTTGTTCACTGGTGTCATGGAGCTCCAG GCATTGCATATCTGTTTGCCAAAGCTTACCTGGTTTCCAAGAAGCCTCAATATCTGGACACTTGCATCCGCTGTGGAGAGCTAACTTGGCAGAAAGGCCTGTTGAAGAAGGGACCAGGAATCTGCCATGGGGTGGCTGGTAGTGCCTATGTGTTCCTGCTCCTATACAGGCTCACTGGGAACTCCAAATACATATACAGGGCACAAAG gtTTGCAGAGTTCTTATTTACAGAAGAATTTAAGGCTGGTTCCCGGGCATTAGAAAGTGTATATAGTCTGTATGAAGGCTTCTCGGGGACTGTGTGTTTCCTGACTGATTTGCTGCAACCCAACCAAGCTGAGTTCCCTCTCTTCAGTGTCTTTGTCTAG